One Porphyromonas pogonae genomic region harbors:
- the prmA gene encoding 50S ribosomal protein L11 methyltransferase has product MVYICDTFSILSNPLGTESDTLFDILSDLIAPLGFESFDTSDGVLKAYIPALQKDDVALHGILQSFPIEGVVFAISSEEQPDINWNEEWEKNYFQPIEFLGGRCVIRAPFHPEAPNAEAEIVISPKMAFGTGNHETTSLMITYLMEHDVQGAKVLDMGCGTGVLGILALKLGANNLTAIDIDHWAYQNVCENARLNHVQNIVPIEGDATALEGLGLFDVILANITRNILLADMDQYDKVLAPGGRIVFSGFYQEDCELIRSKASLLGLIPVEEHTLNNWAQVVVCKP; this is encoded by the coding sequence ATGGTTTATATCTGCGATACATTCTCTATCTTGTCCAATCCTCTCGGTACAGAGTCCGACACTTTGTTCGACATCTTATCCGACCTTATTGCACCGTTGGGGTTCGAAAGCTTCGATACTTCCGATGGAGTTCTCAAAGCTTACATCCCGGCTTTACAAAAAGATGATGTTGCGCTTCATGGCATCTTGCAGTCTTTCCCGATCGAAGGAGTGGTTTTTGCCATTAGTTCCGAAGAGCAACCCGATATCAACTGGAATGAAGAATGGGAGAAAAATTATTTCCAACCCATAGAATTCCTTGGGGGGCGTTGCGTCATACGGGCACCTTTTCACCCTGAAGCTCCAAATGCAGAAGCGGAGATTGTTATATCTCCCAAGATGGCATTTGGGACAGGCAATCATGAGACCACATCTCTCATGATTACCTATCTCATGGAACACGATGTGCAAGGAGCCAAGGTACTTGATATGGGCTGCGGAACCGGCGTGTTGGGCATACTTGCTCTTAAGTTGGGTGCTAATAACCTAACTGCTATAGATATTGATCATTGGGCTTATCAGAATGTGTGCGAGAATGCTCGACTCAATCATGTTCAAAACATAGTACCTATTGAAGGGGATGCAACAGCTCTTGAAGGGCTTGGACTGTTCGATGTGATTTTGGCAAATATTACTCGCAATATCTTATTGGCAGACATGGATCAGTATGACAAGGTGCTAGCACCCGGCGGGCGTATCGTGTTTAGTGGGTTCTATCAAGAGGATTGTGAGCTGATCCGTTCCAAAGCTTCATTACTGGGGTTAATTCCCGTAGAAGAGCATACCCTTAACAATTGGGCACAGGTAGTTGTCTGCAAACCTTGA
- the metK gene encoding methionine adenosyltransferase, with product MSYLFTSESVSEGHPDKVADQISDAILDRFMAADPESKVACETLVTTGQVVLAGEVKSQAYVDVQTTTRDVIKRIGYTKSEYCFESVSCGILSSIHEQSADINRGVERCDLENQGAGDQGMMFGYATKETPSFMPLPIDLAHALLLELANIRKNEPALMPYLRPDAKSQVTVEYNDVGKPERIDTIVISTQHDEFVQPSEDTDEARLIADKAMQDQIRKDIVDILLPRVRDSYNHKVANLFHGDIKLYVNPTGKFVIGGPHGDTGLTGRKIIVDTYGGKASHGGGAFSGKDPSKVDRSAAYAARHIAKNMVAAGIADEMMVQLSYAIGVAEPINVFVKTNDTAHVDMTDSEIAEKITEIFDLRPYAIEQRLKLRNPIYEETAAYGHFGREPQTVTKYFPTYHRGILECNVELFTWEKLDYTDRIKAVFGI from the coding sequence ATGAGTTATTTGTTTACATCGGAGTCTGTGTCCGAAGGACATCCCGATAAAGTAGCGGATCAGATATCCGATGCTATACTGGATAGGTTCATGGCAGCCGATCCGGAGTCAAAAGTAGCATGCGAAACCCTTGTGACTACAGGGCAGGTAGTTCTGGCCGGTGAAGTCAAAAGTCAGGCCTATGTAGATGTGCAGACTACTACACGTGATGTGATCAAAAGGATCGGTTACACCAAGAGTGAGTATTGTTTCGAGTCGGTAAGCTGTGGTATATTATCATCTATCCATGAGCAAAGCGCCGATATCAATCGTGGTGTAGAGCGTTGTGATCTAGAGAACCAAGGCGCAGGCGACCAAGGGATGATGTTTGGGTATGCCACTAAGGAGACCCCGAGTTTCATGCCGTTGCCCATAGACCTTGCTCATGCTTTACTGCTCGAACTCGCCAATATCCGCAAGAATGAACCGGCTCTCATGCCTTATCTCAGGCCTGATGCAAAAAGTCAGGTGACTGTAGAGTACAATGATGTCGGTAAGCCCGAGCGCATCGATACTATTGTTATCAGCACACAGCACGATGAGTTTGTACAGCCCTCCGAAGATACCGATGAGGCACGCCTTATCGCCGATAAAGCTATGCAGGATCAGATACGCAAGGATATCGTAGATATTCTTTTGCCACGCGTAAGAGACTCGTACAATCACAAGGTGGCCAATCTTTTTCATGGCGACATCAAGCTATATGTAAATCCCACAGGTAAGTTTGTCATCGGAGGTCCGCATGGCGATACAGGGCTCACCGGTCGTAAAATTATTGTAGATACGTATGGTGGTAAGGCTTCGCATGGTGGGGGTGCATTCTCAGGCAAAGACCCTTCCAAAGTCGACCGCTCTGCTGCATATGCTGCCCGCCACATCGCCAAAAACATGGTGGCTGCCGGCATAGCTGACGAGATGATGGTGCAACTCTCCTATGCCATAGGTGTGGCAGAGCCTATCAATGTATTTGTAAAGACCAATGACACCGCTCATGTGGATATGACTGATAGTGAGATAGCTGAGAAGATTACCGAAATCTTCGATCTTCGGCCTTATGCCATTGAGCAAAGGCTCAAGTTGCGCAATCCCATCTATGAAGAAACCGCAGCTTATGGACACTTTGGTCGTGAACCTCAGACGGTAACCAAGTATTTCCCTACTTATCACAGAGGAATACTGGAATGTAACGTGGAGCTCTTTACATGGGAGAAGCTCGACTATACCGATAGAATCAAAGCCGTATTTGGCATCTGA
- a CDS encoding porin family protein, whose protein sequence is MKRFIITLAVLVLGASAASAQLLGGSNKLAIRVDAAVGFNKGDYKVENFSDLTSKTVVGYRFGASVNIPLSSMFYVSPGIVFQSKGSETSLDNLIVDTINPFANKGSIKVKSHYIEIPVHVGLRIPVTSLFAVNIQTGPYFSYALSGEATSTDEKGSKTTFDIYKSGVNEIMQGKRFDMGWGAAAMVDITHYYVLVGADFGFFDTLKDIKNFDATLKNTSFHVGLGIRF, encoded by the coding sequence ATGAAACGATTTATTATCACATTAGCCGTACTTGTTCTGGGAGCAAGTGCGGCTTCTGCTCAATTATTGGGCGGGAGCAATAAGTTGGCTATAAGGGTAGATGCTGCTGTAGGATTTAATAAAGGAGACTACAAGGTTGAGAATTTCTCGGATCTTACATCCAAGACTGTAGTAGGCTACAGATTCGGAGCTTCTGTGAATATACCGCTGTCATCCATGTTCTATGTAAGTCCCGGAATAGTGTTCCAATCAAAAGGATCAGAAACGTCTTTGGACAATTTAATTGTCGACACTATCAATCCTTTTGCTAACAAAGGTTCTATAAAGGTGAAGTCTCATTATATAGAAATTCCTGTACATGTAGGGCTTAGAATTCCTGTAACAAGCCTATTTGCTGTAAATATTCAGACAGGACCTTATTTCTCCTACGCACTCTCGGGAGAAGCTACATCGACGGATGAAAAAGGCTCTAAAACTACGTTTGATATTTATAAATCAGGTGTCAATGAAATCATGCAAGGCAAACGTTTCGATATGGGATGGGGAGCTGCAGCCATGGTAGATATTACTCACTATTATGTCCTTGTAGGAGCTGATTTCGGCTTTTTTGATACACTCAAGGATATTAAAAATTTCGATGCTACACTAAAGAATACATCTTTCCATGTAGGGTTGGGTATTCGTTTTTAA
- a CDS encoding porin family protein, with protein MKRIFMAAAIMVAGVFAGNAQSLSYKVEAGANFSDFDTKVLGSTKDVSKIIVGYRAGVGMEVNLSDNLYFSPYLMFKMNGAKADSKVEIAGRKTLDFKTTLHYLAMPLNLGFRSGITDNLAVAVEFGPYVAYGLKGTHSIAGIDFDAFKSDKKAELFEGGVKRFDWGLNGAVALEYTNFYFKLGADYGLYNIMKEGNKDNSFKNIAFYTNVGYRF; from the coding sequence ATGAAAAGAATTTTTATGGCTGCCGCTATTATGGTTGCAGGTGTTTTCGCAGGTAATGCGCAGAGTTTATCTTATAAAGTAGAAGCCGGTGCTAACTTCTCTGACTTTGACACAAAGGTATTGGGTAGCACAAAAGATGTATCAAAGATCATCGTAGGCTATCGTGCCGGTGTAGGTATGGAAGTTAATCTTTCTGACAATCTTTACTTCTCACCTTACTTGATGTTCAAGATGAATGGTGCTAAGGCAGATAGTAAAGTTGAAATAGCAGGAAGGAAGACTTTAGATTTCAAGACTACTCTTCATTATCTTGCTATGCCTTTGAACTTGGGATTCCGTTCAGGTATCACTGATAATCTGGCTGTAGCTGTAGAGTTTGGTCCTTATGTTGCTTATGGTCTTAAAGGTACTCACTCTATTGCAGGTATCGATTTCGATGCATTCAAGAGTGACAAGAAAGCAGAGCTTTTCGAAGGTGGCGTAAAAAGATTTGACTGGGGTCTTAATGGTGCCGTAGCTTTGGAATATACTAACTTCTATTTCAAGCTTGGTGCAGACTATGGTCTTTACAACATCATGAAAGAGGGTAACAAGGACAATTCTTTCAAGAACATCGCTTTCTACACCAACGTTGGTTATAGATTCTAA